A segment of the Gemmatimonadota bacterium genome:
TGCCAAAATAAATGGCTGCACTCCACCGCCGTCCCAACCGATCACTGATATGGCCCAGAAAAGGACCACCGAGCGCGTCGGCAATCCACCGTGAAGATAGCAACAGACCGTTTAATGTGGCTACGCCAATGGCCATACCCAACAGGTTCAGAGATGTGCCCACGGTTTCGACGAGGACCACCCCCAGGGTGGACATTAAAATGCCCGGTCCAACGCACCCGATCACAAATCCGCAAATCATTAATTTGGGTACCCAGCCCGAGTCCTCGACGCCTTCTTTATTTATATTTTTTTCGAAAACAGCGCGTCGCGCGATCCATCCCAGGGGTGTTCCTATCAACGAGATGATGGCGAATAAAAAGAGTGTGAGTGTAAATCCAATGATGTCGTGAGCCAGCCCGCCTAAAAAATTGCCTCCCACCGACCCGAGGCGCGATACGCCGTTGTAAAATCCCATTTTCTGACCGATCATAGATGGCGGTGTGGTATCTACTACGGTCATCAAACCAATCTGGCGTATAAATGACCAGGATAATCCCCATAGCATGCGCGCGATAAGCAAGATGGGGAAGGAGGTGACAACGCCGTAAACCGCTGTCAATACGGCTCCGAGAATCAGGGAGCCTGTCATCAAAGCCGTCAGATTATAGCGCTGGCACAATTTTTCGGCCAGGGTGTTCGTTATCAGGCGCACCCAGCGATTTACCGAGAGAATGAGGCCAACCTGATAAGGCATCAACCCAATTTCGGCATAATGCGTTGGCAACACGGAGTACAGCATCTGGTCGCCCAGCAGTGAAAATGCCGTAGCCAGTGCAATGAATACAACAGCCTGTGACGATTGCATCATGGATGATGTTCGACATTTTCTCCGCGATGCTCGCCGTCGATAAATGCCTGCGTAAATGCCGTTACCTGTGTTATTGCATCTTCCACGAGTGCTGCACCGGCTTCTGCGGTGGCTTCCAGAGGTTCCTTATCTACTTGATCCTGCATTGCATCGTGGCGCACGTTTTCGGGCCACAGTGCCAGCGCGAATGCCGTTTCAAATTCCTGTGCGTGTCCCGGATAGCGTTTTGTTTTTAAATTTTGTTCGGCCACATCTTTTGACATGAGATCCCAGTAAGAAGTCCATTGCAGATTTACGTCGGGGCGGTCGATCTTGAAAAACAACCGCCATTGACCAAATATGCCCCGCAAGGGAGCTACATTGCCGCCGTGACCATTTAGCACAATGACATTTTTTACGCCATGGCGCACCAGACTTTCGACGGCATCGAATAACACGGCCAGCCACGACCCGGGTTTGGCTGTCACGGTTCCTTTGTGTACCATGTGGTGTTCGGAGATGCCTACGGCCATCGGTACATTGACAATTACCTGGGGATACAATCGTTTGGCGGCCTCCACCGCGACATGGGTTGACGAAGCGGTATCGTGCTCCATTGCCAGGTGCTCTAAATGCTGCTCGTTGCTTCCTACCGGAATAATCGCCGTTTGAAATTCCCCGCGTTCCAGTGCTTCCCGAAATTCGCGTCGCGTCAATTTTGCCAGCAGAACTTGCTCGCTCATCGCGTTTCTCCTTATGTTAATTAATCTTGTGAATAATACTCCGCGGTCTGGTTAGATGATGCCTCTGTGCCATTACGTCTCTGAATTAATCCCCTCATCGCCCTGTACATGAAATAAATCGAAATAGCAGCCCAAACAAATGCAATTGGATATGCCAATATCTCTATGCCGAAATACCGCGCCAATATTCCCGCATCGGTGCGTTCTGTCTGCATCCACAAATCTGTGCGAAAATCGTACAAACTGTACAAACACAAGACAATACCAACCCACGTTGCCAACACATGGGATAAGCGACCAAATCGAATCGTTACGACAATCAGTACGAGACCGCAGGTTGCGCCAAACCAGAAATCGAGTGCCCCAAATGGTGTGTACAGTGCAGCCATTCCAATTTGCAGAACACCGATCAATCCGAGCAATATTCTTTGCGTGCCCAGCCATCGACCCGTGTAAATCAGCAATGCACCGAGAATGGCCGATCCCACATAACCCGCTGAACTGATGAGTGGAAATATTCCCCCTCGGCTGATCACATGCCCCGATTCATTCCACCGTACGCGCAGTTCCTCTACTTCACCACCTGTTGCAATCGCCATACTCGCATGACCCATTTCGTGTATCCAGACCACAAATACGCGAAATGGTTTTACGAATGGCGTGTCCCACAATGCCAGAGCGATAACTGCCAATAGCAGATGCAGCCAGAATGTTCTTATTATGATCATTGCCAATACAAACCTATCGTCCGGATTCCAGATTTACGGAAACGGCGTCCAATTTATCTCGCAATGCGGCATCCAGAATCCATCCCACGCCCCCGATATTGTCCTCTAAATGCGCGATGGTGTCGCCACCTGTAATTGCCACGGTCACTTCGGGATGCGACAGGACCCAGGATAGGGCGACTTGTCCCGGTGTTTTGTCCAGTTCATCTGCGATATCAAATAGGGTTGTTAGCACTTTTCCCTCTGCGCCCGCCATCATGGTTTCGTATTGGTCCATTCGGCGTTTTGCCCATAGTGAACCTTCTGGAGGTGGTGCGTCGGGTTTGTAAAATCCGCTCAATAGTCCCACGGCTAATGGACTGTAAACCATTACTCCCAGGCCCTCGCTTCGCACAAAGGGGAAAATTTCTCGCTCCAATGCGCGGTGTAGCAGATTGTATGGATTTTGCAT
Coding sequences within it:
- a CDS encoding creatininase family protein; amino-acid sequence: MSEQVLLAKLTRREFREALERGEFQTAIIPVGSNEQHLEHLAMEHDTASSTHVAVEAAKRLYPQVIVNVPMAVGISEHHMVHKGTVTAKPGSWLAVLFDAVESLVRHGVKNVIVLNGHGGNVAPLRGIFGQWRLFFKIDRPDVNLQWTSYWDLMSKDVAEQNLKTKRYPGHAQEFETAFALALWPENVRHDAMQDQVDKEPLEATAEAGAALVEDAITQVTAFTQAFIDGEHRGENVEHHP
- a CDS encoding MFS transporter, which encodes MMQSSQAVVFIALATAFSLLGDQMLYSVLPTHYAEIGLMPYQVGLILSVNRWVRLITNTLAEKLCQRYNLTALMTGSLILGAVLTAVYGVVTSFPILLIARMLWGLSWSFIRQIGLMTVVDTTPPSMIGQKMGFYNGVSRLGSVGGNFLGGLAHDIIGFTLTLFLFAIISLIGTPLGWIARRAVFEKNINKEGVEDSGWVPKLMICGFVIGCVGPGILMSTLGVVLVETVGTSLNLLGMAIGVATLNGLLLSSRWIADALGGPFLGHISDRLGRRWSAAIYFGTGTLALFSASITSNTGLLILCVVVFFLCGVGATVVMHAEAGMRGSRSVAGYVTASDLGSATGPMLGWMTQQVHLPSDWIFLIGGGIYAIGALVISSKPP
- a CDS encoding M50 family metallopeptidase, encoding MIIIRTFWLHLLLAVIALALWDTPFVKPFRVFVVWIHEMGHASMAIATGGEVEELRVRWNESGHVISRGGIFPLISSAGYVGSAILGALLIYTGRWLGTQRILLGLIGVLQIGMAALYTPFGALDFWFGATCGLVLIVVTIRFGRLSHVLATWVGIVLCLYSLYDFRTDLWMQTERTDAGILARYFGIEILAYPIAFVWAAISIYFMYRAMRGLIQRRNGTEASSNQTAEYYSQD